The Bacteroidales bacterium genome includes a window with the following:
- a CDS encoding PKD domain-containing protein: protein MYRVFKYTVTFLFMGTLMLMLIRCEKDPIRGWTFYRQSPPPLQITKLTSVVKNCVPPYPVTYYQETANLLGNVTYTWDFGDGSTSHEQNPTHIYNTPGTYKVKLIVSNEISSDTAELDMPELAQASIPVTAGFSYQHYNDNNFAPNKVIFSNSSSGANIFAWDFGDGGQSNDDDPYHIFQNPGTYTVKLRGTCTDGSYNEVTQQIFINPQPQRVFIDSINLMLPKSYRNTSLFIDMYHNNTYVGRTVVKTPSSFPFKFKRPNDFIDQYFFDNVQYTYNEVFKFMISRNNGENPPTLIYELDLAPIDIQNRFYPRIYYGVKHIPDIEDVFMDLYLSY from the coding sequence ATGTATCGAGTTTTCAAATATACTGTTACATTCTTATTTATGGGTACTTTGATGCTAATGCTTATTCGTTGCGAAAAAGACCCGATACGAGGTTGGACTTTTTATCGTCAATCGCCTCCTCCTTTACAAATCACAAAGCTTACTTCTGTTGTGAAAAATTGTGTTCCGCCTTATCCTGTTACTTATTATCAGGAAACAGCCAATTTATTGGGCAACGTAACTTATACATGGGATTTTGGCGATGGTTCTACATCGCACGAGCAAAATCCGACTCATATCTATAATACACCCGGTACCTATAAGGTTAAACTTATTGTTTCGAACGAAATAAGCTCCGATACAGCCGAATTAGATATGCCCGAATTAGCTCAAGCTTCAATTCCTGTTACGGCTGGTTTTTCGTATCAACACTATAACGATAATAACTTTGCTCCTAACAAAGTGATATTTAGCAACAGTTCATCGGGTGCTAATATTTTTGCATGGGATTTTGGCGATGGTGGGCAATCAAACGACGACGATCCTTATCATATTTTTCAAAACCCCGGTACTTACACTGTTAAGTTGCGTGGAACCTGTACCGATGGCTCATATAACGAAGTTACACAACAAATATTTATAAATCCTCAACCGCAACGTGTTTTTATCGATTCTATCAACTTAATGTTGCCGAAGAGTTACAGAAACACCAGCTTGTTCATTGATATGTATCACAACAACACATATGTTGGACGCACGGTTGTTAAAACTCCTAGTAGTTTCCCTTTCAAGTTTAAACGTCCAAACGATTTTATCGACCAATATTTCTTCGATAACGTTCAATATACCTACAACGAAGTATTTAAATTTATGATTTCGCGAAATAATGGTGAAAATCCTCCAACGTTGATATATGAACTCGATTTAGCACCCATTGATATTCAAAATCGCTTTTATCCTCGCATATACTATGGTGTAAAGCATATACCCGATATCGAAGATGTATTTATGGATTTATATTTAAGTTATTAA
- a CDS encoding RNA methyltransferase, with amino-acid sequence MDVEFISSNQNPKIKLIHELYESKGRKKHKLFIAEGNREIYIALQSGYIPRSIFISQDYAPKASYNLFNDFNIPLSIVFKVEQKLFAKISYRENTEAIIALFEWKKHDLNQFKLSDNPLFIVVESVEKPGNLGAILRTADAAHVNGVIVCNPVIDLYNPNVVRSSIGCLFSVPIALASTSETITWLKQKNIKIYAAALQNAKFYHHYDYGGPTALVFGTEADGLSSEWINQADHIVKIPMLGMIDSLNVSNAVAIMTFEAMRQRNFKI; translated from the coding sequence ATGGACGTTGAATTTATTAGCAGTAACCAAAACCCCAAAATAAAGCTTATACACGAGCTTTATGAATCAAAGGGTAGAAAAAAACATAAACTTTTTATTGCCGAAGGTAATAGAGAGATTTATATTGCATTGCAAAGCGGTTATATACCACGAAGCATTTTTATAAGTCAGGATTATGCCCCCAAAGCTTCGTACAATTTGTTCAATGATTTTAATATACCATTATCTATTGTATTTAAAGTAGAACAAAAGCTTTTTGCCAAAATCTCATATCGCGAAAATACCGAAGCCATTATTGCCCTTTTTGAGTGGAAAAAGCACGATTTAAATCAATTTAAATTAAGTGATAACCCCTTATTCATAGTGGTAGAATCGGTTGAAAAGCCCGGTAATTTGGGAGCTATTTTACGCACGGCCGATGCTGCTCATGTGAATGGGGTTATCGTATGCAATCCGGTTATTGATTTGTACAATCCCAACGTAGTTCGATCAAGTATTGGTTGCCTTTTCTCTGTGCCCATTGCTCTTGCCTCTACATCGGAGACCATAACATGGTTAAAGCAAAAAAATATAAAAATATATGCAGCAGCACTTCAGAATGCAAAATTTTATCATCATTATGATTATGGTGGTCCTACCGCTCTTGTCTTTGGAACCGAAGCCGATGGTTTATCGTCCGAATGGATAAATCAAGCCGACCATATTGTAAAAATACCCATGCTTGGCATGATTGATTCGTTAAATGTATCGAATGCAGTTGCCATCATGACTTTCGAAGCCATGCGTCAAAGGAATTTCAAAATTTAA